A stretch of Vannielia litorea DNA encodes these proteins:
- a CDS encoding HD domain-containing protein, producing MAKAPPRAWQRMLSGRRLDLLDPTPVDIEIEDIAHGLAFVARWNGQTKGDFAYSVAEHSLLVEALFSRMNPGAPAKWQLAALLHDAPEYVIGDMISPVKAAVGPDYGALDDRLAAAVHIRFGLPAAIPAAVKKQIKKADKVSAWLEATRIAGFTVVEANRFFGVPAPELIDGMQITLRPPVEVRNDFTARHAELLAAL from the coding sequence ATGGCCAAGGCACCGCCCCGCGCATGGCAGCGCATGCTCTCGGGTCGCAGGCTCGACCTGCTGGACCCGACGCCGGTGGATATCGAGATCGAGGACATCGCCCACGGGCTCGCCTTCGTTGCGCGCTGGAATGGCCAGACCAAGGGAGATTTTGCCTATTCGGTCGCCGAACATTCGCTGCTCGTCGAGGCGCTGTTCAGCCGGATGAATCCCGGTGCCCCGGCCAAGTGGCAGCTCGCCGCCCTCCTGCATGACGCGCCCGAATACGTGATCGGCGACATGATCTCACCGGTGAAGGCCGCGGTCGGGCCTGATTATGGCGCGCTGGACGACAGGCTGGCGGCGGCGGTGCACATCCGGTTCGGCCTGCCTGCGGCAATTCCGGCGGCGGTGAAGAAGCAGATCAAGAAGGCCGACAAGGTTTCGGCCTGGCTCGAGGCCACGCGCATTGCGGGGTTCACGGTGGTAGAGGCCAACAGGTTCTTCGGAGTTCCCGCGCCCGAGTTGATCGACGGCATGCAGATCACGCTGCGGCCGCCGGTGGAGGTGCGCAACGACTTCACCGCGCGCCACGCCGAGCTGTTGGCCGCCCTCTGA